The following coding sequences are from one Pseudomonas oryzae window:
- the madM gene encoding malonate transporter subunit MadM encodes MLESLTKVLNGYGMISGFAVIGATMWLSYWASAKLTKGRLHGSAIAILLGLVLSYVGGLYTGGQKGLVDIPLLSGLGILGGAMLRDFAIIATAFGVNVAELKRAGASGVLALFVGIFASFVAGAGVALAFGYTDAVSLTTIGTGAVTYIVGPVTGAAIGASSEVMALSIAAGLIKAIVVMVATPFVAPFIGLNNPRAAVIFGGLMGTSSGVAGGLAATDPKLVPYGCLTAAFYTALGCLLGPSLIYFVMRGLFG; translated from the coding sequence ATCCTCGAATCCCTGACCAAGGTACTCAACGGCTACGGCATGATCAGCGGCTTCGCCGTGATCGGCGCGACCATGTGGCTGTCCTACTGGGCGTCCGCCAAGCTGACCAAGGGCCGCCTGCACGGCTCGGCCATCGCCATCCTGCTCGGCCTGGTGCTGTCCTACGTCGGCGGCCTGTATACCGGCGGGCAGAAAGGCCTGGTCGACATCCCGCTGCTGTCCGGCCTCGGCATCCTCGGTGGCGCCATGCTGCGCGACTTCGCCATCATCGCCACCGCCTTCGGCGTCAACGTGGCGGAGCTCAAGCGCGCCGGGGCCAGCGGGGTACTGGCGCTGTTCGTCGGCATCTTCGCCTCCTTCGTCGCCGGCGCCGGGGTGGCCCTGGCCTTCGGCTACACCGACGCGGTCAGCCTGACCACCATCGGCACCGGCGCGGTGACCTACATCGTCGGCCCGGTGACCGGCGCGGCCATCGGCGCCAGCTCCGAGGTGATGGCGCTGTCGATCGCCGCCGGCCTGATCAAGGCCATCGTGGTGATGGTCGCCACGCCCTTCGTCGCGCCCTTCATCGGCCTCAACAACCCGCGCGCCGCGGTGATCTTCGGCGGCCTGATGGGCACCTCCAGCGGCGTGGCCGGCGGCCTGGCGGCCACCGACCCGAAGCTGGTGCCCTACGGCTGCCTGACCGCGGCCTTCTACACCGCCCTCGGCTGCCTGCTCGGCCCGTCGCTGATCTACTTCGTGATGCGCGGCCTGTTCGGCTGA
- the ccoN gene encoding cytochrome-c oxidase, cbb3-type subunit I yields the protein MSTTISEQAYDYRAVRQFAVMTVVWGVVGMAMGVLIASQLVWPALNFDLEWTSFGRLRPLHTSLVIFAFGGCGLFATSYYTVQRTCQTRLFGGPLIAFTFWGWQAVIAIMLVSLPLGYTTTKEYAELEFTGAVVMAVVWVAYAVVFFGTVMKRQTRHIYVGNWFFGAFILATAMLHIVNHLAIPVGWFKSYSLYSGATDAMVQWWYGHNAVGFFLTTGFLGMMYYFVPKQAGRPVYSYRLSIVHFWALITLYIWAGPHHLHYTALPDWAQTLGMVMSIILLAPSWGGMINGMMTLSGSWHKLRTDPILRFLVVSLAFYGMSTFEGPMMAIKTVNALSHYTDWTIGHVHAGALGWVAMITFGSLYHLIPRVFGRARMHSIALINLHFWLATIGTVLYIASMWVNGIMQGLMWRATNEDGTLTYSFVEALEASHAGFLVRLIGGLFFLTGMLLMAWNTWRTVRLADPVVSQAHAQCA from the coding sequence ATGAGCACAACGATTTCCGAACAGGCCTACGACTACCGGGCGGTGCGCCAGTTCGCCGTGATGACCGTGGTCTGGGGCGTCGTCGGCATGGCCATGGGGGTGTTGATCGCCTCGCAGCTGGTCTGGCCGGCCCTCAACTTCGACCTCGAATGGACCAGTTTCGGCCGCCTGCGCCCGCTGCACACCAGCCTGGTGATCTTCGCCTTCGGCGGCTGCGGGCTGTTCGCCACCTCCTACTACACGGTACAGCGCACCTGCCAGACCCGTCTGTTCGGTGGTCCGCTGATCGCCTTCACCTTCTGGGGCTGGCAGGCGGTGATCGCCATCATGCTGGTCAGCCTGCCGCTGGGCTACACCACCACCAAGGAGTACGCCGAGCTCGAGTTCACCGGCGCGGTGGTGATGGCCGTCGTCTGGGTCGCCTACGCGGTGGTGTTCTTCGGCACGGTGATGAAGCGCCAGACCAGGCACATCTACGTCGGCAACTGGTTCTTCGGCGCCTTCATCCTCGCCACGGCGATGCTGCACATCGTCAACCACCTGGCCATCCCGGTCGGCTGGTTCAAGTCCTACTCGCTGTATAGCGGCGCCACCGACGCCATGGTGCAGTGGTGGTACGGCCACAACGCGGTGGGTTTCTTCCTCACCACCGGCTTTCTGGGGATGATGTACTACTTCGTGCCCAAGCAGGCCGGGCGCCCGGTGTATTCCTACCGGCTGTCCATCGTGCACTTCTGGGCGCTGATCACCCTGTACATCTGGGCCGGCCCGCACCACCTGCACTACACCGCGCTGCCCGACTGGGCGCAGACCCTCGGCATGGTGATGTCGATCATCCTCCTCGCGCCGAGCTGGGGCGGCATGATCAACGGCATGATGACCCTGTCCGGCTCCTGGCATAAGTTGCGCACCGACCCGATCCTGCGCTTTCTGGTGGTGTCGCTGGCCTTCTACGGCATGTCCACCTTCGAGGGGCCGATGATGGCGATCAAGACCGTCAACGCCCTGTCCCACTACACCGACTGGACCATCGGCCATGTGCACGCCGGCGCGCTGGGCTGGGTGGCGATGATCACCTTCGGCTCGCTGTACCACCTGATCCCCAGGGTGTTCGGCCGCGCGCGGATGCACAGCATCGCGCTGATCAACCTGCACTTCTGGCTGGCGACCATCGGCACCGTGCTGTACATCGCCTCGATGTGGGTCAACGGCATCATGCAGGGCCTGATGTGGCGCGCCACCAACGAGGACGGCACGCTGACCTACTCGTTCGTCGAGGCGCTGGAGGCCAGCCACGCCGGCTTCCTGGTGCGCCTGATCGGCGGCCTGTTCTTCCTCACCGGCATGCTGCTGATGGCCTGGAACACCTGGCGCACCGTGCGCCTGGCCGACCCTGTCGTCTCTCAGGCTCATGCGCAGTGCGCATGA
- a CDS encoding triphosphoribosyl-dephospho-CoA synthase, protein MNARIAARPQLSLAEALADLAVEALIDEVELSPKPALVDRRGSGAHHDLSLELMHASAWSLWPTFHAMAAAGEKAGQVDVALRETLGRLGRDGEAQMLEVTGGVNTHRGAIWALGLLVTAAAQEAQPSAAGVTLRAARLARLEDRHVPVRAPSNGERVRQRYGVGGARAEAQAGFPGALHHGLPQLKRSRAAGAGESHARLDALLAIMAQLDDTCVLHRAGPAGLACMQDGARAVLESGGSASLAGRRRLRELDVCLLRLNASPGGAADLLAATLFLDRLEPTLRAQIGSL, encoded by the coding sequence ATGAACGCCCGGATTGCGGCACGCCCGCAACTCAGTCTGGCCGAGGCGCTCGCCGACCTGGCCGTCGAGGCGCTGATCGACGAGGTCGAGCTGTCGCCCAAGCCGGCGCTGGTCGACCGCCGCGGCAGCGGCGCCCACCACGACCTCAGCCTGGAGCTGATGCACGCCTCGGCCTGGTCGCTGTGGCCGACCTTCCACGCCATGGCCGCCGCCGGCGAGAAAGCCGGGCAGGTCGATGTGGCCCTGCGCGAGACCCTCGGCCGCCTCGGCCGTGACGGCGAGGCGCAGATGCTCGAGGTCACCGGCGGGGTCAACACCCACCGCGGGGCGATCTGGGCGCTGGGCCTCTTGGTCACCGCCGCCGCCCAGGAGGCGCAGCCGAGCGCGGCAGGCGTGACCCTGCGCGCCGCACGGTTGGCGCGGCTGGAGGATCGCCACGTGCCGGTTCGCGCGCCGAGCAACGGCGAGCGTGTGCGCCAGCGCTACGGCGTCGGCGGCGCCCGCGCCGAGGCCCAGGCCGGCTTCCCCGGCGCGCTGCACCACGGCCTGCCGCAGCTCAAGCGCAGCCGCGCCGCCGGCGCCGGCGAGAGCCACGCCCGCCTGGACGCACTGCTGGCGATCATGGCCCAGCTCGACGACACCTGCGTGCTGCACCGCGCCGGCCCGGCTGGCCTTGCCTGCATGCAGGACGGCGCCCGCGCGGTGCTGGAATCTGGCGGCAGCGCCAGCCTGGCCGGCCGCCGCAGGCTCAGGGAATTGGACGTCTGTCTCTTGAGGTTGAATGCCTCGCCCGGCGGTGCAGCCGATCTGCTCGCCGCGACTTTATTCCTCGACCGCCTGGAGCCGACGCTCCGGGCGCAGATTGGGAGCCTGTGA
- the madL gene encoding malonate transporter subunit MadL: MIIYGVALLAICTLAGLFVGDLLGVLIGVPSNVGGVGIAMLLLIFGGSYLHRRGALGAKTEQGIEFWSAIYIPIVVAMAAQQNVVGALSGGPAAILAGLAAVSLSFALVPVLDRLGRKDEVAAEPEAKPAAPVVATAKPAASSAQR; encoded by the coding sequence ATGATCATCTACGGTGTAGCCCTGCTCGCAATCTGCACGCTGGCCGGCCTGTTCGTCGGCGACCTGCTCGGCGTGCTTATCGGTGTGCCCTCCAACGTCGGCGGTGTCGGCATCGCCATGCTCCTCTTGATCTTCGGCGGCAGCTACCTGCACAGGCGCGGCGCCCTGGGCGCCAAGACCGAACAGGGCATCGAGTTCTGGAGCGCCATCTACATTCCCATCGTGGTCGCCATGGCCGCCCAGCAGAACGTGGTCGGCGCGCTGTCCGGCGGCCCGGCGGCGATCCTCGCCGGCCTCGCCGCGGTCAGCCTGAGCTTCGCCCTGGTGCCGGTGCTCGACCGCCTCGGCCGCAAGGACGAGGTGGCCGCGGAGCCTGAAGCCAAGCCCGCTGCCCCTGTTGTCGCCACTGCCAAACCTGCCGCCTCCAGCGCCCAACGGTGA
- the mdcH gene encoding malonate decarboxylase subunit epsilon: MSSLFAFPGQGAQQPGMLHQLPDAPEVAACLREAGAVLDEDVLALDSEKALRSTRAVQLCLLLAGVSCARLLMARGARPDYVAGLSIGAWAAAVSAGALQFADAVRLVALRGELMERAWPSGYGMTAILGLERAVVEGLLAEVHGADSPVYLANVNSANQLVIAGSEAAMAAVGARARILGAGAVKRLAVSVPSHCALLDAPAAQLAAAFAQVEVRRPALRYLSSSSARLVMEPSALRDDLAFNMCRLVDWQGTLRNAYERGVRLHIELPPGTVLSGLARRVLRQGTVAAFQGARLDTLDALLREEGCADR; the protein is encoded by the coding sequence ATGAGCAGTCTGTTCGCCTTCCCCGGCCAGGGCGCCCAGCAGCCGGGCATGCTTCATCAACTGCCGGATGCGCCCGAGGTCGCCGCCTGTCTGCGCGAGGCCGGTGCGGTGCTGGACGAGGACGTGCTGGCGCTGGATAGTGAGAAAGCCTTGCGTTCCACCCGCGCCGTGCAGCTGTGCCTGCTGCTCGCCGGGGTGTCCTGCGCCCGCCTGCTGATGGCGCGCGGCGCGCGGCCGGACTACGTGGCCGGGCTGTCGATCGGCGCCTGGGCGGCGGCGGTGAGCGCCGGGGCGCTGCAGTTCGCCGACGCGGTGCGCCTAGTCGCCCTGCGCGGCGAACTGATGGAACGCGCCTGGCCGAGCGGCTACGGGATGACCGCCATCCTCGGCCTCGAACGGGCGGTGGTGGAAGGCCTGCTGGCCGAGGTTCACGGTGCGGACAGCCCGGTGTACCTGGCCAACGTCAACTCCGCCAACCAGCTGGTGATCGCCGGCAGCGAGGCGGCCATGGCGGCGGTCGGCGCGCGGGCCCGTATCCTCGGCGCCGGCGCGGTCAAGCGCCTGGCGGTCAGCGTGCCGTCGCACTGCGCGCTGCTGGACGCACCCGCCGCGCAACTGGCCGCAGCCTTCGCCCAGGTGGAAGTGCGCCGCCCGGCGCTGCGCTACCTGAGTAGCAGCTCGGCACGCCTGGTCATGGAGCCGAGCGCCCTGCGCGACGACCTGGCCTTCAACATGTGCCGCCTGGTCGACTGGCAGGGCACCCTGCGCAACGCCTACGAACGTGGCGTGCGCCTGCACATCGAACTGCCTCCGGGCACGGTCCTCAGCGGACTGGCTCGCCGGGTGCTGAGACAGGGAACCGTGGCTGCCTTCCAGGGCGCCCGTCTCGACACGCTGGACGCGCTGCTGCGCGAGGAGGGCTGCGCCGACCGCTGA
- a CDS encoding malonate decarboxylase subunit delta: METLSFAFPAGLPASRRAQVGCVGSGDLEVLLEPGQAGTLSIQVVTSVNGSAERWRHLFERMFAGGNPPALNVDIHDFGATPGVVRLRLEQALEEVSDV; the protein is encoded by the coding sequence ATGGAAACCCTGTCCTTTGCCTTCCCCGCCGGCCTGCCGGCAAGCCGGCGCGCTCAGGTGGGCTGCGTCGGCTCCGGCGACCTGGAAGTGCTGCTCGAGCCCGGCCAGGCCGGCACCCTGAGCATCCAGGTGGTCACCTCGGTGAACGGCAGCGCCGAGCGCTGGCGCCACCTGTTCGAGCGCATGTTCGCCGGTGGCAACCCGCCGGCCCTGAACGTCGATATCCACGATTTCGGCGCCACCCCCGGTGTGGTGCGGCTGCGTCTGGAGCAGGCGCTGGAGGAGGTGAGCGATGTCTGA
- a CDS encoding biotin-independent malonate decarboxylase subunit beta produces MSDLNALLHSRSFVELGARQRAAALLDQGSLRELLDPFARVKSPWLEAQGIVAQADDGVVVAKGTLGGHPAVIAAIEGNFQGGSLGEVGGAKLAGALELAAEDNRNGIPTCAVLLLETGGVRLQEANLGLAAIAEVQAAIVELRQYQPVIGVVAGPVGCFGGMSIAAALCSHLLVTREARLGLNGPQVIEQEAGLDEYDSRDRPFIWSLTGGEQRFACGLVDAYVADEVDVIRARLLQTLAQPGDALPRSRQYARFLDLLARYDAEPQADAASVRALYQGDQA; encoded by the coding sequence ATGTCTGACCTGAATGCACTGCTGCACAGTCGCAGCTTCGTCGAACTCGGCGCCCGTCAGCGCGCCGCCGCGCTGCTCGATCAGGGCAGCCTGCGCGAACTGCTCGACCCCTTCGCCCGCGTCAAGTCGCCGTGGCTGGAGGCCCAGGGCATTGTCGCCCAGGCCGACGACGGCGTGGTGGTGGCCAAGGGCACCCTCGGCGGCCATCCGGCGGTGATCGCCGCCATCGAGGGCAACTTCCAGGGCGGCAGCCTCGGCGAGGTTGGCGGCGCCAAGCTGGCCGGCGCGCTGGAACTGGCCGCCGAGGACAACCGCAACGGCATCCCCACCTGCGCCGTGCTGCTGCTGGAGACCGGCGGCGTGCGCCTGCAGGAGGCCAACCTGGGCCTCGCCGCCATCGCCGAGGTGCAGGCCGCCATCGTCGAGCTGCGCCAGTACCAGCCGGTGATCGGCGTGGTCGCCGGCCCGGTGGGCTGCTTCGGCGGCATGTCGATCGCCGCCGCGCTGTGCAGCCACCTGCTGGTGACCCGCGAGGCGCGCCTGGGCCTCAACGGCCCGCAGGTGATCGAGCAGGAAGCCGGTCTCGACGAGTACGACTCGCGCGATCGCCCGTTCATCTGGAGCCTCACCGGCGGCGAGCAGCGCTTCGCCTGCGGCCTGGTCGACGCCTACGTCGCCGACGAGGTGGACGTGATCCGCGCGCGCCTGCTGCAAACCCTCGCCCAGCCCGGCGACGCCCTGCCGCGCAGCCGCCAGTACGCCCGCTTCCTCGACCTGCTGGCGCGCTACGACGCCGAACCGCAGGCCGACGCCGCCTCCGTGCGCGCCCTCTACCAAGGAGACCAGGCATGA
- the ccoG gene encoding cytochrome c oxidase accessory protein CcoG, whose protein sequence is MSERIPARIVETVEPRPTRLTPAQAGGPIHTRSFTGLYRNLRLAGAGALFLLFFGTAWLNWNGRQAVLWDLAGRKFHIFGATFWPQDFILLSALLIICAFGLFAITVAAGRVWCGYACPQSVWTWIFMWAEKVTEGDRQQRIKLDAAPWSVGKLLRRGAKHGLWLAVSLVTALAFVGYFTPIRALVHDLFTLQLDATAAFWVFSFTAATYLNAGWLREKVCRDMCPYSRFQSVMFDADTLVVSYDAARGENRGARKKEADPRALGLGDCIDCTLCVQVCPTGIDIRDGLQLECIGCGACVDACDSIMDKMGYARGLVRYGSERELAGGKTRWLRPRLVGYAAALLLMFGAFGWALDARPLVSLDVTKDRGLYRENSAGQIENIYRLKVINKTQQPHRYAVTLVEPGPFVLQGAEELQLAPGEILDVAVSVALSAGHTADSATPLRFAVADLDDPEVRVTTQSTFVSPRHR, encoded by the coding sequence ATGAGCGAACGCATTCCCGCCCGGATCGTCGAGACGGTCGAACCGCGGCCCACGCGCCTGACCCCCGCCCAGGCCGGCGGTCCGATCCACACCCGCAGCTTCACCGGCCTGTACCGCAACCTGCGCCTGGCCGGCGCCGGCGCGCTGTTCCTGCTGTTCTTCGGCACCGCCTGGCTGAACTGGAACGGCCGCCAGGCAGTGCTGTGGGATCTGGCCGGGCGCAAGTTCCACATCTTCGGCGCCACCTTCTGGCCGCAGGACTTCATCCTGCTCTCGGCGCTGCTGATCATCTGCGCCTTCGGCCTGTTCGCCATCACCGTGGCCGCCGGGCGGGTGTGGTGCGGCTACGCCTGCCCGCAGAGCGTGTGGACCTGGATCTTCATGTGGGCGGAGAAGGTCACCGAGGGCGACCGCCAGCAGCGCATCAAGCTCGACGCCGCGCCCTGGTCGGTCGGGAAACTGCTGCGCCGCGGCGCCAAGCACGGCCTGTGGCTGGCGGTCAGCCTGGTCACCGCTCTGGCCTTCGTCGGCTACTTCACGCCGATCCGCGCGCTGGTCCACGACCTGTTCACCCTGCAGCTGGACGCCACCGCCGCCTTCTGGGTGTTCTCCTTCACTGCCGCCACCTACCTCAACGCCGGCTGGCTGCGCGAGAAGGTGTGCCGCGACATGTGCCCCTACTCGCGCTTCCAGAGCGTGATGTTCGACGCCGACACCCTGGTGGTCTCCTACGATGCCGCGCGCGGCGAGAACCGTGGCGCGCGCAAGAAGGAAGCCGACCCCAGGGCGCTCGGCCTCGGCGACTGCATCGACTGCACCCTGTGCGTGCAGGTCTGCCCGACCGGCATCGACATCCGCGACGGCCTGCAGCTGGAATGCATCGGCTGCGGCGCCTGCGTCGACGCCTGCGACAGCATCATGGACAAGATGGGCTACGCCCGCGGCCTGGTGCGCTACGGCTCCGAACGCGAACTGGCCGGCGGCAAGACCCGCTGGCTGCGCCCGCGCCTGGTCGGCTACGCCGCGGCACTGCTGCTGATGTTCGGCGCCTTCGGCTGGGCCCTCGACGCACGGCCGCTGGTGTCGCTGGACGTGACCAAGGACCGTGGCCTGTACCGCGAGAACAGCGCCGGGCAGATCGAGAACATCTACCGCCTCAAGGTGATCAACAAGACCCAGCAGCCACACCGCTACGCCGTGACCCTGGTCGAACCCGGCCCCTTCGTCCTGCAGGGCGCCGAGGAGCTGCAGCTGGCGCCCGGGGAGATCCTCGACGTCGCGGTGAGCGTGGCGCTGAGCGCCGGGCACACGGCCGACAGCGCCACGCCGCTGCGCTTCGCGGTGGCGGACCTGGACGATCCCGAGGTGCGCGTCACCACCCAGAGCACCTTCGTGTCGCCGCGCCATCGCTGA
- a CDS encoding malonate decarboxylase holo-ACP synthase, whose protein sequence is MPAIDQLPQAHDLLWGLSAAQLDAAAPDWAREVLAAGLPVVVRRGPAPQGQVAVGVRGRGREQRHACWMPLAAISRRVAPEQLTGGGAGQDAWPALRALAWLAPQLDALDLVWGVTGGVGYQLASGAPVLHGNSDLDLLLRAPQPLARGAAAELLGLLDRALCRVDLQLETPLGAIALSEWAGPAPQVLLKTEQGPRLVRDPWQEVAA, encoded by the coding sequence ATGCCTGCCATCGACCAACTGCCGCAAGCCCACGACCTGCTGTGGGGCCTGAGCGCCGCGCAGCTCGACGCCGCCGCGCCGGACTGGGCGCGCGAGGTGCTCGCCGCCGGCCTGCCGGTGGTGGTGCGTCGCGGCCCGGCGCCGCAGGGCCAGGTCGCGGTGGGCGTGCGCGGGCGCGGCCGCGAGCAGCGCCATGCCTGCTGGATGCCGCTGGCGGCGATCAGCCGCCGGGTGGCGCCGGAGCAACTGACCGGCGGCGGGGCAGGGCAGGACGCCTGGCCGGCCCTGCGCGCCCTGGCATGGCTGGCGCCGCAGCTGGACGCCCTGGATCTGGTCTGGGGCGTCACCGGCGGCGTCGGCTACCAGCTGGCCAGCGGCGCGCCGGTGCTGCACGGCAACAGCGATCTCGACCTGCTGCTGCGCGCGCCGCAGCCGCTGGCGCGCGGCGCTGCCGCAGAATTGCTCGGCCTGCTCGACCGCGCCCTGTGCCGGGTCGACCTGCAGCTGGAGACCCCGCTTGGCGCCATCGCCCTGAGCGAGTGGGCGGGGCCGGCACCGCAGGTGCTGCTCAAGACCGAGCAGGGCCCGCGTCTGGTGCGCGACCCGTGGCAGGAGGTGGCGGCATGA
- the mdcE gene encoding biotin-independent malonate decarboxylase subunit gamma: MSTVLSQRGLNWLRALTAGTGEQPGYPASVRVVDASLGGQPARYIAVVPDAENRFLRARSGEVGLLEGWSLGRALDEVIAADRDAPVKRAVVAVVDVPSQAYGRREEALGIHQALAGAVDGYARARLAGHPVIALLVGKAMSGAFLAHGYQANRIVALRDPGVMVHAMGKESAARVTLRTVDELEAFAAKVPPMAYDLDSYASLGLLWETLSVEAIEAPQGDDLARVQACLEQAQADIRAGGTDLRGRLGAANRAASQRVRELLRAQW; the protein is encoded by the coding sequence ATGAGCACCGTCCTCTCGCAACGCGGCCTGAACTGGCTGCGCGCCCTGACCGCCGGCACCGGCGAGCAGCCGGGCTACCCGGCCTCGGTGCGCGTGGTCGACGCCAGCCTCGGCGGCCAGCCGGCCCGCTACATCGCGGTGGTGCCGGATGCGGAGAACCGCTTCCTGCGCGCCCGCAGCGGCGAGGTCGGCCTGCTGGAAGGCTGGAGCCTCGGCCGCGCGCTGGACGAGGTGATCGCTGCCGACCGTGATGCGCCGGTCAAGCGCGCGGTGGTCGCCGTGGTCGACGTGCCCAGCCAGGCCTACGGCCGCCGCGAGGAGGCCCTCGGCATCCACCAGGCGCTGGCCGGCGCGGTGGACGGCTACGCCCGCGCCCGTCTGGCCGGCCACCCGGTGATCGCCCTGCTGGTCGGGAAGGCCATGTCCGGCGCCTTCCTCGCCCACGGCTACCAGGCCAACCGCATCGTCGCCCTGCGCGATCCGGGGGTGATGGTCCACGCCATGGGCAAGGAGTCCGCCGCGCGGGTCACCTTGCGCACGGTCGACGAACTGGAAGCCTTCGCCGCCAAGGTGCCGCCGATGGCCTACGACCTTGACAGCTACGCCTCGCTCGGCCTGCTCTGGGAAACCCTGAGCGTGGAGGCCATCGAGGCGCCGCAGGGCGACGACCTGGCGCGGGTGCAGGCCTGCCTGGAGCAGGCGCAGGCCGACATCCGCGCTGGCGGCACCGACCTGCGCGGCCGCCTCGGCGCCGCCAACCGTGCCGCCTCGCAGCGCGTGCGCGAGCTGCTGCGCGCGCAGTGGTAA
- a CDS encoding cbb3-type cytochrome oxidase subunit 3 translates to MTNELWLLTCVTLFFIAVQLCLSGRSRRSLDEAAMLPFADDPEVARRMEQATGRSRTGCACPGTCRGNCDDWISLRA, encoded by the coding sequence ATGACCAACGAACTCTGGCTGCTGACCTGCGTGACCCTGTTCTTCATCGCCGTGCAGCTCTGCCTGTCCGGCAGGAGCCGGCGCAGCCTGGACGAGGCGGCCATGCTGCCGTTCGCCGACGATCCCGAGGTGGCCCGGCGCATGGAACAGGCCACCGGGCGCAGCCGTACCGGTTGTGCCTGCCCGGGCACCTGCCGTGGCAACTGCGACGACTGGATCAGCTTGCGCGCCTGA
- the mapR gene encoding GntR family transcriptional regulator MpaR (MapR regulates genes involved in Pseudomonas quinolone signal (PQS) production and anthranilate metabolism): MKRYEKFADEIAELIRSGILAPGQRVPSVRHASRTYGVSPSTVFQAYYLLESRGLIVARARSGYFVRELARRPLPEPEISAREAQTSVVDVSELVFSVLGSLKDPNTVPFGSAFPSPDLFPLARLARSMSHAVRELAPRAVIADMTEGNADLRRQIALRYMVSGVLLPLEELVITCGAMEALNLCLQCVTRPGDLVAIEAPAFYATLQVLERLELKAVEIPVHPREGIDLASLEASLQQLPIKACWFMSSLQNPLGASMDDDKKRALYALLQRHQVPLIEDDVYAELYFGSQPPKPVKSFDREGLVMHCGSFSKCLAPGYRIGWVAGGRWAEQIRRLKLMTTISPSVPAQAAIADYLQHGGYDRHLRRLRHALESQQASMLASAARHFPASTRVTRPGGGYFLWFEFPEQVDSLQLFQLALAQGISLAPGPIFSATRRFGNCARLNYGHPWDAQSERAMEVLGRILASF, from the coding sequence ATGAAACGCTACGAGAAATTCGCCGACGAAATCGCCGAACTGATCCGCTCCGGCATCCTCGCTCCCGGGCAACGGGTGCCCTCGGTGCGGCATGCCAGCCGCACCTACGGGGTCAGTCCGTCGACGGTGTTCCAGGCCTACTACCTGCTGGAGAGCCGCGGGCTGATCGTCGCGCGGGCGCGCTCGGGCTACTTCGTCCGCGAGCTGGCCCGGCGTCCGCTGCCGGAGCCGGAGATCAGCGCCCGCGAGGCGCAGACCAGCGTGGTCGACGTCAGCGAACTGGTGTTCTCGGTGCTCGGCTCGCTGAAGGACCCGAACACCGTGCCGTTCGGCTCGGCCTTCCCCAGCCCCGACCTGTTCCCCCTCGCCCGCCTGGCGCGCTCGATGAGCCACGCGGTGCGCGAACTGGCGCCGCGCGCGGTGATCGCCGACATGACCGAGGGCAACGCCGACCTGCGCCGGCAGATCGCCCTGCGCTACATGGTCAGCGGGGTGCTGCTGCCGCTGGAGGAACTGGTGATCACCTGCGGTGCCATGGAGGCGCTCAACCTGTGCCTGCAGTGCGTGACCCGTCCGGGCGACCTGGTGGCCATCGAGGCGCCGGCGTTCTATGCCACCCTGCAGGTGCTCGAACGCCTGGAGCTCAAGGCGGTGGAGATCCCCGTGCACCCGCGCGAGGGCATCGACCTGGCCAGCCTGGAGGCCAGTCTCCAGCAGTTGCCGATCAAGGCCTGCTGGTTCATGAGCAGCCTGCAGAACCCGCTCGGCGCGAGCATGGACGACGACAAGAAGCGCGCGCTCTACGCGCTGCTGCAGCGTCATCAGGTGCCGCTGATCGAGGACGACGTGTACGCCGAGCTGTACTTCGGCAGCCAGCCGCCCAAGCCGGTGAAGAGCTTCGACCGCGAGGGTCTGGTGATGCACTGCGGCTCGTTCTCCAAGTGCCTGGCGCCGGGCTACCGCATCGGCTGGGTGGCCGGCGGGCGCTGGGCCGAGCAGATCCGCCGGCTCAAGCTGATGACCACCATCTCGCCGTCGGTGCCGGCGCAGGCGGCCATCGCCGACTACCTGCAGCACGGCGGCTACGACCGTCACCTGCGCCGCCTGCGCCACGCGCTGGAGAGCCAGCAGGCGTCGATGCTGGCCTCGGCGGCGCGGCACTTCCCGGCCAGCACGCGGGTGACCCGGCCGGGCGGCGGCTACTTCCTGTGGTTCGAGTTCCCCGAGCAGGTCGACTCGTTGCAGCTGTTTCAACTGGCGCTGGCCCAGGGCATCAGCCTGGCGCCGGGGCCGATCTTCTCGGCCACCCGGCGTTTCGGCAACTGCGCGCGGCTCAACTACGGCCATCCGTGGGACGCGCAGAGCGAGCGCGCCATGGAAGTGCTCGGGCGCATCCTCGCCTCGTTCTGA